One segment of Acidianus sp. HS-5 DNA contains the following:
- a CDS encoding clan AA aspartic protease has product MVLDCFRINDKPILPITITDPYTGNSVEVEALIDTGFSGYLLIPPSVYSKVNSIELENPRVYATINGIVKTRVAKAFVKIGKITLDTFIESPILGREISLLGRELQKMLHIEFRKGKEVCIGDPL; this is encoded by the coding sequence ATGGTCCTCGATTGCTTTAGAATAAATGATAAGCCCATCTTACCTATTACCATAACAGATCCTTATACTGGGAATTCCGTGGAAGTTGAAGCACTAATAGATACGGGGTTCTCTGGCTACCTTTTAATTCCACCTTCGGTTTACAGCAAAGTTAATTCCATTGAATTGGAGAACCCCAGAGTTTACGCGACGATTAACGGAATTGTTAAGACTAGAGTTGCTAAAGCATTTGTGAAAATAGGTAAAATTACACTAGATACGTTTATTGAAAGCCCAATCTTAGGTAGAGAAATTTCACTTTTAGGAAGAGAATTACAAAAAATGCTTCACATAGAATTTAGGAAAGGGAAGGAGGTCTGCATAGGGGATCCCCTCTAA
- a CDS encoding ribbon-helix-helix domain-containing protein, giving the protein MTTKVLIKNMDEQLYRMLKAKAALLGISVSEAIQQAISLWLNVTEGVWDYNYVVLKTNPEALKAYNEGKYVLACDGEYIGAFDSEKEAVEKGRGHKKCMIGSKNYEQGMGEWGWSSIALE; this is encoded by the coding sequence ATGACGACGAAAGTACTGATAAAGAACATGGATGAGCAGCTTTATAGGATGTTAAAAGCTAAAGCTGCCTTATTAGGGATAAGCGTTTCAGAGGCAATACAGCAGGCAATATCACTATGGTTAAACGTAACTGAAGGTGTCTGGGATTACAATTACGTCGTGCTTAAAACTAACCCCGAGGCATTAAAGGCGTATAATGAAGGAAAATACGTTTTGGCTTGCGACGGAGAATATATTGGAGCATTTGATAGCGAAAAGGAGGCAGTAGAAAAAGGGAGAGGACATAAAAAGTGTATGATAGGAAGTAAGAATTACGAGCAAGGTATGGGAGAGTGGGGATGGTCCTCGATTGCTTTAGAATAA
- the csx7 gene encoding CRISPR-associated RAMP protein Csx7 codes for MDFSSFQSIYEITGKLANLSSLRIGTGKVSRFDEPTDNPVITINGKPYIPGSTMKGALRNLVEMYSKTRGWNIIYPYEKVNAKDEEEEEKAYANCIPCYLFGSPAFASRVFVFDSPISSDYVRTYRTMVAINRTFGAQQPKNLYTLDYIEPGASFDFRMRVFNVDLEEPKEETEKEAVEAFRFALSLLINEGIMIGNRKSIGLGLVKLENPTVVKFTLKEGMLKEEKIEVKKILGEK; via the coding sequence ATGGACTTCTCTTCATTTCAATCCATATATGAAATAACCGGGAAATTGGCAAACCTTTCCTCACTAAGGATAGGCACCGGGAAAGTTTCACGTTTTGACGAACCTACAGATAACCCAGTGATAACTATTAACGGGAAACCTTACATCCCAGGCTCTACAATGAAGGGAGCTTTAAGGAACTTAGTGGAAATGTATTCAAAGACGCGCGGTTGGAACATAATTTACCCTTACGAGAAAGTCAACGCAAAAGACGAAGAAGAGGAAGAGAAAGCGTACGCGAATTGCATTCCCTGTTACTTATTTGGCTCTCCTGCTTTTGCCTCAAGGGTCTTTGTCTTCGACTCACCTATTTCTTCAGATTACGTGAGGACTTACAGGACAATGGTGGCAATAAACAGGACTTTTGGTGCGCAACAACCCAAGAACCTATACACTCTTGATTACATAGAGCCCGGAGCGTCTTTTGACTTCAGGATGAGGGTATTTAACGTAGACTTAGAAGAACCTAAAGAGGAAACAGAAAAGGAGGCAGTAGAAGCATTTAGGTTTGCGTTATCGCTCCTCATAAATGAAGGTATAATGATAGGAAATAGGAAAAGCATAGGACTAGGGTTAGTTAAGCTAGAAAACCCTACAGTAGTAAAGTTCACTTTGAAGGAAGGAATGCTAAAAGAGGAAAAAATAGAGGTAAAGAAGATCTTGGGTGAGAAGTGA
- the csx7 gene encoding CRISPR-associated RAMP protein Csx7, which produces MTFLHEELIRRVEIKGVVRNDSPIRVGSRDTVDFTSTARVQLLKNSSGVPYIPGSTWKGVFRSTGEAIARKRGLYTCTGLTRETCVDKIPNFQDIISSNVEEAKKLFWEKTCINCKVFGAQSVISAVYFFDSYPLDYKIGVKTIIAVSRENGAVAKGALGTAEYIEPNSTFTFLMLGENLPNYAIGYILSIMKALHGGVYQVGGYKSRGFGFVNFAKVELRVSHYTEKSGSGNSLSPLDDFDLKADYTPGEMNGDEFFNKNSSLIEVFNHAGIKYPM; this is translated from the coding sequence GTGACGTTCTTACACGAAGAGCTAATAAGGAGAGTAGAGATTAAAGGGGTCGTAAGGAACGATTCTCCAATAAGGGTAGGTAGTAGGGACACAGTGGACTTTACTTCAACTGCACGTGTACAACTTTTAAAGAACTCATCCGGAGTACCTTACATTCCTGGCTCAACGTGGAAAGGAGTATTCCGCTCTACTGGGGAGGCAATTGCTAGAAAAAGAGGGCTTTACACCTGTACCGGGCTAACGAGGGAAACTTGCGTGGACAAAATACCGAACTTTCAAGACATCATTTCCTCCAATGTGGAAGAGGCTAAGAAGTTATTCTGGGAAAAGACCTGCATAAACTGTAAGGTTTTTGGTGCACAGTCAGTAATTTCTGCAGTTTACTTTTTCGATTCTTACCCACTAGACTATAAGATAGGAGTAAAGACTATCATAGCGGTAAGCAGGGAGAACGGCGCAGTAGCAAAAGGCGCTCTGGGGACCGCCGAGTATATTGAGCCAAACTCCACTTTCACTTTCTTAATGCTTGGGGAGAACTTGCCAAATTACGCAATAGGTTATATACTGTCTATAATGAAGGCTTTGCACGGTGGAGTTTACCAAGTTGGAGGTTATAAGAGCAGAGGGTTCGGTTTCGTTAATTTTGCGAAGGTAGAGCTAAGAGTATCACACTACACTGAAAAGAGTGGGTCGGGAAATTCCCTCTCACCACTTGACGACTTTGATCTAAAGGCTGATTACACTCCAGGAGAGATGAATGGGGACGAGTTCTTCAATAAGAATTCCTCGTTAATAGAGGTGTTTAACCATGCAGGGATCAAATACCCAATGTAG